One genomic segment of Petrotoga sp. 9PWA.NaAc.5.4 includes these proteins:
- the tsaB gene encoding tRNA (adenosine(37)-N6)-threonylcarbamoyltransferase complex dimerization subunit type 1 TsaB: protein MIISTTLKDIVVILHNSKNEIYKKFITGKNSGNYLPKAIQEILIESEVSLNGIENFCIDIGPGSFTGIRIAISTLQGILINFPKKEVYTFFSSDVVNLSAQKKYANYLKNKKTAVLKRARENAAYISIYRGIRRIFGPQMVFEQKFEELLNNCILLNEESSYFKEKNCLKNDILYTNIDEQAIIKVALGNGKVKIKNLSPLYLQKPIAVENYEKNKL, encoded by the coding sequence TTGATCATATCAACTACTTTAAAAGATATTGTTGTGATTTTGCATAATAGCAAAAATGAAATTTATAAAAAATTTATAACTGGTAAAAATTCTGGGAATTACTTACCAAAGGCTATACAAGAGATTTTAATAGAATCGGAAGTAAGTTTAAATGGGATAGAAAATTTTTGTATAGATATCGGACCAGGATCTTTTACAGGTATAAGAATTGCTATCTCTACCTTGCAAGGGATATTAATAAATTTTCCTAAAAAAGAAGTTTATACCTTTTTCTCTTCAGATGTTGTTAATCTATCAGCTCAAAAAAAATATGCAAATTATTTAAAAAATAAAAAAACGGCAGTTTTAAAAAGAGCGCGTGAGAATGCCGCATATATAAGTATATATCGAGGTATAAGAAGAATATTCGGACCTCAAATGGTATTTGAACAAAAATTCGAAGAATTGCTTAATAATTGTATATTATTGAACGAAGAGTCAAGTTATTTTAAAGAAAAAAATTGCTTGAAAAACGATATATTATATACGAATATCGATGAACAAGCAATTATAAAGGTTGCTTTGGGAAACGGAAAAGTAAAAATTAAAAATCTTTCTCCATTGTATCTTCAAAAACCTATAGCTGTTGAAAATTATGAAAAAAACAAACTTTGA
- a CDS encoding alpha/beta fold hydrolase has translation MYLNEPGLYYEIHGTGEPVIILNGIMMSTASWKEHIQRWEKKFQIITYDTRDQGKSSRITDKPYTIDVHVDDLKKLIDHLELKKVNLMGVSYGAQIAELFVLKFPNLVDKMVLSNATDHVDNYLKSIGQAWKVAATLYDGEKFFDISLPYIYSRTFYNSNYSWLMNRREIFKKTLTKDWFDGFIRLASSNETFDIRNELKYIKATTLFISGEEDIITPKNHIIEMHNKVKNSLLVNVEETGHALFFEKFDEFCMLVEGFFS, from the coding sequence ATGTATTTGAATGAACCTGGACTTTATTACGAAATTCATGGAACGGGAGAACCTGTAATAATATTAAATGGTATCATGATGAGCACAGCCAGTTGGAAAGAGCATATCCAAAGATGGGAGAAAAAATTTCAAATTATAACTTATGATACACGTGATCAAGGGAAATCCTCGAGAATCACGGATAAACCTTATACAATAGATGTCCATGTAGATGATTTAAAAAAATTGATAGATCATTTAGAACTAAAAAAAGTCAATCTTATGGGCGTATCTTACGGAGCTCAAATTGCTGAATTATTTGTTTTAAAATTTCCTAACTTAGTTGATAAAATGGTTTTATCTAACGCAACCGATCATGTGGACAACTATCTTAAATCTATAGGACAGGCATGGAAAGTTGCTGCAACCCTTTATGACGGAGAAAAATTTTTTGATATTTCTCTTCCTTATATTTACTCTCGAACTTTTTATAACAGTAATTACAGTTGGCTTATGAATAGGCGTGAAATTTTTAAAAAAACACTTACTAAAGACTGGTTTGATGGCTTTATTAGATTGGCATCTTCAAATGAAACTTTTGATATAAGAAACGAATTAAAATATATAAAAGCCACAACACTTTTCATATCGGGAGAAGAGGATATAATCACTCCTAAAAATCATATCATAGAGATGCACAATAAAGTTAAAAATTCTTTACTGGTAAACGTAGAAGAAACCGGACACGCTTTATTTTTTGAAAAATTTGATGAATTTTGTATGTTAGTCGAAGGATTTTTCTCTTAA
- a CDS encoding TetR/AcrR family transcriptional regulator gives MYITKPKSYFKLIESARNLFSTKWYETVSVAEICRNAGLSNGIFYRYFKNKKELFLKLLNEIVTYYEKSFSSITGRTFDERLDKFLNIVVSTGVGDYKKDILIYREGQYRFPKYEHHLRDLYAMGISNVFKRETTQAEQLFVSGIVRFVTIRYIFNSLAYNKEDLKKLIVEGIFEEDIKDFNSIFDNKNIVYPEFYDDDSTKSKLINSGIKLFGEKGFHKTDIHDISKNAGYSVGTFYIYFNSKETFLSEIVELIGKRTRRFLSINLNKDLNRAENEIRGIYLFLKYFEENSEFYEIVRESEFVIRKTANEYYNAFERGYINNLKNVKLRDKKLVANSLMGISHYTGIEKIFLKRMNNEKTILKELSHYLNNGISI, from the coding sequence ATGTACATTACAAAACCTAAATCTTATTTTAAACTTATTGAATCAGCAAGAAATTTATTTTCAACAAAATGGTACGAAACTGTCTCTGTCGCCGAAATTTGTAGGAATGCTGGCTTGTCCAATGGAATTTTTTATAGATATTTTAAGAATAAAAAAGAACTTTTCCTAAAATTATTGAATGAAATAGTTACATACTATGAAAAAAGCTTTTCTTCAATTACAGGTAGAACTTTTGACGAGAGGTTAGATAAGTTTTTAAATATAGTTGTAAGCACAGGTGTTGGAGATTACAAAAAAGATATCTTAATATATAGAGAAGGACAATATCGTTTCCCTAAATATGAACATCACCTTAGAGACTTATACGCAATGGGAATATCTAATGTTTTTAAAAGAGAAACAACTCAAGCAGAGCAACTGTTTGTATCGGGAATAGTGAGATTTGTAACTATAAGATATATATTTAATAGTTTGGCATATAACAAGGAAGATTTAAAAAAACTTATTGTAGAAGGCATATTTGAAGAAGATATTAAAGATTTCAACTCAATTTTTGATAATAAAAATATCGTTTATCCAGAATTTTATGATGATGATTCAACGAAATCGAAACTTATTAACTCTGGAATTAAATTATTTGGAGAGAAAGGTTTTCACAAAACAGATATTCACGATATTTCAAAGAATGCGGGATATTCAGTAGGCACTTTTTATATTTATTTTAATAGTAAAGAAACTTTTTTATCGGAAATTGTCGAACTTATAGGAAAGCGGACAAGAAGATTTTTATCCATTAATTTAAACAAGGATCTTAACAGAGCAGAAAATGAAATAAGAGGAATCTATTTATTTTTAAAGTACTTTGAAGAAAACTCAGAGTTTTATGAAATAGTTAGAGAATCCGAATTTGTAATACGAAAAACCGCGAATGAATATTACAATGCTTTTGAACGAGGATATATAAATAACCTTAAAAACGTAAAATTAAGAGATAAGAAATTGGTAGCAAATAGCTTAATGGGAATAAGTCATTATACAGGTATAGAAAAAATATTTCTAAAGAGGATGAATAATGAAAAAACAATACTTAAAGAACTTTCTCATTATCTTAATAACGGAATATCGATATAA
- a CDS encoding alpha/beta fold hydrolase, whose amino-acid sequence MKTAIYTLIIGIILGLIFMPQSFMLLVFSNIIIMAIAALGLNVIFGYTGQISIGHAAFMAIGAYTSAFLTSNFNIPILLNFILAMVLSAIFGMIIALPSLRLKGFYLAIATMAFGIAIQEIIASLSILGGRTGMRNIPPIIDSEFGKFFINLIIYCLLVYITSIITKSPVGKKYNMVRDSETAASAFGVNIPKVKLQAFIISAIYGGIAGFLYAHTIGYIAPADFGLNVSLNLLAMVVIGGFATLNGGLIGSIIITGMPFLFSRINFPMTIIVGSLLIVFVLFFPRGLSFGLNILYLNYFEVPIVWLIKKMWRKRRKNGQFADINGKKIYYEVNGKGTPVLMIHGNYASHRWFEKVKNIPGFKIYTPDLPNFGFSEWLENANIDIYADYMNLFLEKLNLNNVIIVGHSLGGAVAMSLAFRYPEKVNRLILIDSPSLKGLKTPEENYYALNLLKRNRTLLKNSLRAMMPASKDRKFLNQITNDGLLMNPKCFTENARALENYNYEEIAKNFKGKTLFILGKKDILVTKSMALNVVESVKGELKIFSHVGHSIIVEDPQLFIKIFLEFVHN is encoded by the coding sequence ATGAAAACTGCAATTTATACATTAATAATCGGAATAATTTTAGGATTAATCTTTATGCCTCAGTCTTTTATGCTTTTAGTATTTTCTAATATTATAATTATGGCTATTGCAGCTTTGGGATTGAACGTGATCTTCGGGTATACCGGTCAAATATCCATAGGTCATGCTGCTTTTATGGCTATAGGTGCTTATACTTCAGCTTTTTTAACATCAAACTTTAATATACCAATATTATTAAACTTTATCTTAGCCATGGTACTTTCTGCAATTTTTGGAATGATTATCGCTTTACCTTCCTTAAGGTTGAAAGGGTTTTATTTAGCTATCGCAACTATGGCATTTGGTATAGCTATACAAGAAATAATTGCTTCATTATCCATTCTTGGAGGAAGAACTGGCATGAGAAATATTCCTCCAATAATTGATTCAGAATTTGGAAAGTTTTTTATTAACTTAATAATTTATTGTTTACTTGTATATATTACAAGTATAATAACAAAATCACCTGTTGGCAAGAAATATAATATGGTAAGAGATAGTGAAACAGCCGCAAGTGCTTTTGGAGTCAATATCCCTAAAGTAAAATTACAAGCTTTTATTATTAGTGCTATATATGGAGGAATTGCTGGATTTTTATATGCTCATACAATAGGATATATAGCACCAGCAGATTTTGGCTTAAATGTTTCTTTAAATTTATTAGCAATGGTTGTTATTGGAGGCTTTGCAACACTTAATGGAGGTTTGATCGGATCAATTATAATTACCGGCATGCCTTTTTTGTTTTCAAGAATAAATTTCCCCATGACGATAATAGTGGGTAGTTTGCTAATAGTGTTTGTTTTATTTTTCCCACGCGGACTTTCATTTGGATTAAATATTTTGTATCTAAATTACTTTGAAGTACCCATTGTATGGTTAATTAAAAAAATGTGGAGAAAGAGAAGAAAAAATGGACAATTTGCTGATATAAACGGTAAAAAAATATATTATGAAGTAAACGGGAAAGGAACCCCAGTTTTAATGATACATGGTAATTACGCTTCTCATCGATGGTTTGAAAAAGTGAAGAATATTCCTGGTTTTAAAATTTATACACCAGATTTACCAAACTTTGGATTTTCAGAATGGTTAGAAAATGCTAACATAGATATTTACGCAGATTACATGAATCTATTTTTAGAGAAATTAAATTTAAATAACGTCATTATAGTAGGTCATTCATTAGGTGGAGCAGTAGCAATGTCTTTAGCTTTCAGATATCCTGAAAAAGTTAATAGACTAATTTTAATAGATTCTCCTTCTTTGAAAGGTCTGAAAACTCCAGAAGAAAATTATTATGCGTTAAACTTATTAAAACGTAATAGAACTCTATTAAAAAATTCTTTAAGAGCGATGATGCCCGCTTCAAAAGATAGAAAATTTTTAAATCAAATAACTAACGATGGACTTTTAATGAATCCAAAATGTTTTACAGAGAATGCAAGAGCTTTAGAAAATTATAATTATGAAGAGATAGCGAAAAATTTTAAAGGTAAGACTTTGTTTATCCTTGGAAAAAAAGATATTTTGGTAACTAAAAGCATGGCATTAAATGTTGTTGAATCTGTGAAAGGTGAATTAAAAATATTCTCCCATGTTGGACATTCCATAATAGTTGAAGATCCCCAATTATTTATAAAAATTTTTTTGGAATTTGTTCATAATTAA
- a CDS encoding branched-chain amino acid ABC transporter permease, with protein sequence MQILQSIISGIPQGALYGLTAFGIVLIFRTVGVLNFAHGNSGMLGTYIGLTFYLTTNNFILSLIIGVICGFFVGLAIERFLMRPLKQLSHGAMLMVTLGLLMVIEGLVMLIWGTDYFTFPEIASGTPFIFFFENGIIVLPKNDIFITIIAISIMLFLAIFLKYTKLGIAIRARSQDEVGSLTTGVDINKVDAIVWGIGIATVSLVGLLAAPKTYIHPNMMINMQLYGVTAGVLGGFSSLFGAIIGGLLLGIIEKLVGVYISPDYQLSLILILIIVVLIVKPSGIFGSEDKGRV encoded by the coding sequence TTGCAAATACTACAAAGTATTATTTCAGGCATTCCTCAGGGTGCACTATATGGTCTTACAGCGTTTGGCATCGTATTGATTTTTAGAACCGTCGGTGTTTTAAACTTTGCTCATGGTAATTCTGGTATGCTTGGTACCTACATTGGCTTGACTTTTTATTTAACTACTAACAATTTCATTTTATCTTTAATAATAGGTGTAATTTGTGGTTTTTTTGTAGGATTAGCCATAGAAAGATTTCTTATGAGACCTTTAAAACAATTATCTCACGGTGCCATGTTAATGGTTACTTTAGGACTTTTAATGGTAATTGAAGGCCTTGTAATGCTTATTTGGGGAACTGATTATTTTACCTTTCCAGAAATTGCATCAGGAACACCTTTTATTTTCTTTTTTGAAAACGGAATTATAGTACTTCCAAAAAACGATATATTTATAACTATTATTGCAATTTCAATAATGCTATTTTTAGCCATTTTCTTGAAATATACAAAATTAGGCATTGCTATCAGAGCTCGATCGCAAGATGAAGTAGGATCTTTAACAACTGGTGTTGATATAAACAAAGTGGATGCAATAGTTTGGGGAATAGGAATAGCTACCGTAAGTTTAGTAGGCCTTTTAGCGGCCCCTAAAACTTATATTCATCCAAATATGATGATAAATATGCAATTATATGGAGTAACTGCAGGTGTTCTTGGAGGATTCTCAAGTTTATTTGGAGCCATAATTGGTGGGCTCTTATTAGGAATAATTGAAAAGCTTGTTGGTGTTTATATTTCTCCTGATTATCAGTTATCTCTTATACTAATTCTAATAATAGTAGTTTTAATAGTTAAACCTTCAGGAATTTTTGGCAGCGAAGATAAGGGGAGAGTGTAA
- a CDS encoding ABC transporter ATP-binding protein — protein sequence MLEIENLEVNYGHVKAVKGISFNVNKGEIVSILGSNGAGKTSTLFGILGIVKSKGRIVFNDENVTNKNPVYKVKKGMILCPENRRIFPGLTVEENLKMGSYIRGNYDKNSQLVFELFPILKERIKQKAGSLSGGEQQMLAVGRALMADPEILMLDEPSLGLAPIIIDQIYKVLLTLKENGIPILLVEQNAMKSLKISDRAYILENGKIAHEGNAKEMLKDEKVKKAYLGM from the coding sequence ATGCTTGAAATTGAAAATCTTGAAGTCAACTACGGACATGTTAAAGCAGTTAAAGGAATTTCCTTTAACGTAAATAAAGGCGAAATAGTTTCAATTTTAGGTTCCAATGGTGCTGGTAAAACTTCAACTTTATTTGGAATTTTAGGAATAGTCAAATCAAAAGGAAGAATTGTTTTTAATGATGAAAATGTCACTAATAAAAATCCTGTTTACAAAGTAAAAAAAGGCATGATTCTTTGTCCCGAAAACAGACGTATTTTTCCTGGACTTACTGTGGAAGAAAATTTGAAAATGGGATCTTATATAAGGGGAAATTATGATAAAAATTCTCAGTTAGTATTTGAACTTTTCCCTATTCTAAAAGAGAGAATTAAACAAAAAGCAGGCTCTCTTTCGGGTGGTGAACAACAAATGTTAGCTGTTGGAAGAGCTTTAATGGCAGATCCGGAGATTCTTATGTTAGATGAGCCTTCTTTAGGATTAGCACCAATAATTATAGATCAGATTTATAAAGTGTTATTAACTTTAAAAGAAAACGGTATTCCGATATTATTAGTAGAGCAAAATGCTATGAAATCTTTAAAAATAAGTGACAGAGCTTATATTCTTGAAAATGGTAAAATTGCCCATGAAGGCAATGCAAAAGAGATGTTAAAAGACGAAAAAGTGAAAAAAGCCTATTTGGGTATGTGA